The window TTATGGAGGCTATGTGCAACCAGAGGCTTCAATGTTGATGatagcaatgcaagaagaaatcAAGGCATTACATAGAAACCATATTTGGAAACTTGTTGTACTGTCAACAAGTCAAAAATCCATTGGTAACAAATGAGTTTACGATCAAGCGAGATAATATCAAGTGAAATGATATCGTGCAAGATTGACTATAAAAGGATATGCTTAGAAAGAAGGTGTTGActtcaataaaatattttctccAATGATGAGACTAACTATTATCAGAGTAGTTTAGGCTATGTGTGCTGCATTTGATTTATATATAGAATAATTAGATGTAAAGACTACTTTTCTTCATGGAGAACTTGAAGAGGAGATATATATTCTCCAACCAGAAGgttttaaagaacaagaaaaagaaaacttggTTTGCAAGTTAACTAAATTTCTGTATGGTCTAAAGTAGGCGCCAATGTGTTGgtacaagagatttgattctttcattattagTCTTGAATACAACAGATTTAGTTCAGATCATTGTACCTATTACAATAGGTCTGATGATAATTATTTCTTTGTTGTTGTGTAGATGACATGGTGGTAGGCCCCAACAAAGATCAAATCCAAGAAATGAAGACACGGTTGGCTAGGAAGTTTAATACGAAGAACTTGGGACCAGTAAACAAGATTTTAGGGATGCAAATTTATTGAGACAAAAAGGATAGGAAGATTTGGCTATTACAAAAGAATTATTTGAGGAAGATCTTGCAAACAACATATAAGGCAGATTCGAGTACCATATGCATCAGTAGTGGGAAGCCTTATATGTATGACATGATCTGTACAAGGCCAGATATTACTCAAGCTATTGCAATGGTAAGTTGATTTATGGCAGATCCAGATAAAGAGTATTGGAATGTTGTTAAAAGGATCCTAAGATACATCAAAAGGACCTCGAATGTTGCATTATGTTTTGGAGGATCAGAGCtcattgtcaatggatatgtTGATTCAGACTTTGCAGGTGATCTTAACGAACAAAAATCTACTACAAGCTATGTGTTTGTACTTGTAGGAGGCGTTCTGAGTTGGCTATCTAAGTTACAAACTATTATAGCTCTATCTACTACAGAAGTTGAATATATGGCAGCTACACAAGCATATAAGGAAGCTATTTGAATCCAAAGGTTAATAGAAAAACTTGGGCACAAACAACAGAAAATTCATATGtattgtgacagtcagagtgccCTACATATTGCAAGAAATTCTGCTTTTCATTCAAGGACAAAACACATTGGAATACAATATCACTTTTTTCGGGAAGTGGTAAAAGAAGGGAGTGTGGATATGCAAAAGATTAACACTAAGATAATCTAGCAGATGCCATGACAATGCCAATCAATACTCAAAAATTTGAATGGTGTAGATTCTTGTATGACCTATTAAATACAtgagcaacatgaattttgaaaatttaccaaAATTAGCTTTATGTGAGAGATTATAAAAATAGTAATGCTAGTCTTTTTTTACGGTTGAAaagaaaatactatttttttttgagaaagaAATGGATGGAATCGTAATTAATAGCAATCATTAATTAGTttatagaagagagatagaagcTCATTACAGATGATTTATATTGAAGAAGTTTTCCtataaattaagtttttatatttcaattttaatgaaTTCAATCCAATAAGAGTAATAGAAATATTtgtagtttctttgatatttttttttctttgagagGAATTCTCCTATCTAATTTTTTGTCAAGAGAGAATGTTATTTTAATCTCCTTGTGATAGAaaagttgtaattctcaaagatagttatttagttgttttcatattttatacagatttttaatttttcgtcTTTATACTTTTGTTGCGTCATTTGTCTGGTATCTAACAAGGAACATCTTTAGTGCATCTCTTTATGCAATAgtctttttcgaatttgcatTAATTTTGCATGGacggtatttttttttatttgcacaATGCTAAAATGTTTTCTTTTAAGGTTAAAAGGATTTAGTGAGAATGATGAGAATTTGAGGTATTCACacttaaaatttgtaaaaaagaaTGGTCAATCTGATTGTCTTTTTTAATGAGATGAAATGTGATTTATATTCATGTATGTGATAGTGCAGAAGCAGAGAATCAAAATAGGACTGCTTCAATAACTAACATAATTCATTTAGTAACTAACATAACTGAAACACAAGGTTGGCAAGTTTTTTGTGTATAATTTACTTTAATGGCTCCTAATTTTGTCTTTTAAAACCTACCAAGCATATTTTCATAAACTAAAAGGAGAGCTTTAACTTTAATTAGGGATAAAGACTCCGTTTTTGGcataatagagaagatgaatgcatcataCTCCTCGATGAAACCATTAGTGGTTGCTATGATATAATCTTCCAGAGGAATCATGTCGCTAGTGGAGGCAAGTGAGTCCACAATTTTTTTGATTCTATGCAAGTATTTGATGTAATAATACCTTGTTTTTTGATAAATTTCAATTAAGTCTTGAGTTGTTGCACTATGATTTTTGAAATCTTAGCAAAGTAGTCATTAATCTTGTCCCATTACTGATGTACAAATTCACAATTAAGCATGTGGTTCTTGAAAATGAAATCTATGGAGAAAAGAATCTAAGTCATAATAGGTTGATGATCTTTGATTTTTTAATCATTGTATGTCTTTAATTATGTGCTTGCCACCCTTGCTTGATATCGGGAGATTGACTTTAGCTTTCTTGATCCTCGGTCCTTCCTTCTGATCAATAAATTGTATTAGCCTTACATTATGAACTCACAAAGGTATCCCCAAATCAAAACGAATTGTAACATCCCAATTTAAGCACAAATGgtgtaaaagaaagaaaattttacattacttgttgcATGCCAATTGGCCATTGCAGAGGATTTTGCTACCTAAGTAGTGTCAACCCATGCCACTTGCAAATCCAGAGCCTCAATGGCTAAATCACAAGCAACCATTACACAAGCAGCAACATTTTTCATATTATCCCCAAATTTATAAATGTGAATTTAGTGTCTATTGAAACTAACTTATAGTGCAATATTCCCGACCCAACACTATATTGCCTACCAAAAGAAATGACTCTGTCCGTTGAAACCTAAAACATATCCCGAAATGAAAAATTTATGTACATTTTACTATGGCCTCACCTGGGTTTGTGTTACAATCCTGCCAACTCTGGCGAAATTCTCAAAAAAAAGAGCTTCTCGATGATATCAAATTAGGGCATTGTATTCGTCGATGATCTAAAGTCCCGCATCTACTGCACTATCTCCGCTTTGGACCTTTCAAACTGCGGGCATCGTTTGAATGCCCAGTTCCTTTCGTGCGAATGCGTATAGGATCATTTAAACGCCCCAAAGTCGTACCTTGTGCAAAACATTCAGTGCCCGATCCCAATCGCAACCCATTCCTCAACTCCAACATGGCAGTGTCCCTTAACATGTTGTCTATGAAAGCCTTGAAGTCTTCTTCCTTGAGACAGGCCACTTTGGCAAGACGCTTGCTTTGATCGACGAAAGCACCTACTCTGTTAAGATACTACGAAGCAACATCTTCTATATCCGTAACAACACTTGCCCTTGGTAAATAATTTTTTGTGCCCTTAAAAGATGCCAGGCACATAGTCTATGATGGGCATCCAGAAAGACTTGCATAATAGCCAGTTGCCGCAAGATCCCATAAGTGATAACTGCCTTTGGGGCCTTGCCCCTACACAATCAAGGAAGTTGCTCAAAACCCATTTGTATGAATCCTGCGACTTATAAGATACCATCTCGTTTTGAAGACACATGTTTGATTATGGTGATTCACTCTTGACGAAATAATCACCAGGAGATTGTATTTGTTCCTGTCATATGTCGCATCAAAGGCCAACACATCCCCAAAAACTTCATAATCTTCTTGGCTATGCCCGTCGCTCCATATTAGGTCGCATATTCGGTCCCCCTACATCTCCAAAACAGCCTTTCGTTATCCCTAGTAGCTTGCTGGAAAAACTTAAGGGCATCATTCACATTCCCATTCTGCAACGTACATTGCTTTCGAATCTCGTTGTGCATATCTTGCTTCGTAAATTTAACTAGATTATATCCCCCAACCTGGCAAACAATTGGTGTATCTTAAGGATGCTTATTCCAACTTGCCTCAACATGTTCATCCGTGCATTTCAACATCCAACACACTCTTGTGAGCTGGCAAATGTCCAACGATTCTCTCGGAGAGTAAAGCAtgattgtgattgtcaacaaatCTTCCAACGCACCACTTCCCATTACTAGTATTCTACTTGATCCTCATCTCTGCTAGATATCCGCACATAGTCACAGGCTTGTGCTCCAACTTCCTATCcgacttctccaaccacttcctGTGCCTGAACCCCTCCCTGCTGCATGCAAAATTATATCTAACCACTTCTCCTTTGGCATTTTTACTCTTACTCTTCCGAATAGTAAAACCTTTTACTCTACTATAAGCAGCATAAAATTCCCTTGCTTCTCCTGGAGTACCGAATTTTATCGTCATTACCTCTTCAACCATTATATGTCCATAACCTCGGGAAGAATCAATAACCACCATTTTGAACTGTCCCCTTGCTTCGCTGCCAACTACATCCCCTTCAATACATGTGTCAAGAATTGTGTCCTGTACAATAATCATCAGCAAAATCCAACGACAACATAATTTAGTCAGTCGCGGTCAACTATCAACTCCCCCCACcccaaaatacaataaaaaataaatataaaatgcatCAAACTCACCTCAACAACGGTACCACCATCAGAGAATGAGGTTTCCGGTCCCGTTGACATTGTTGCGTTGATAGCATTGTCCGAACTCTTTTCTGGTATATTACAAATACTTCATCTTCAATACAAACagaagaaaaatacacaaatgcACAAACCTAATTGCCAAATCAGACATTATTACAGTGTCCCAAACTAATTTGAAGAATGCTAGAAGATCAGCAGAATTTATGATTTATAGTCATTATTACGttattagtgtttttaatggtgtgagattattttttttttactgattAAATACAGACCAATTTTTAATAAAGATGCTAACCCCTAGAATTTCTACTAATGACTATTCGCACAAACCAATGCTATTAAAAAACTACGCACACTTACACACCCTAAACGAAGATATTCTCACCGGAAATGGCTTCATCAAAATAATCGGACTCcggaataataattaataagtgtAATAAGTGAATATCAAAATAATAGCTGGTTTATACTCTTTAGCATGACTTGGTCATTGGTTCTACTAGGAATAATATAATAAGGCCTATAGGTCAAGCTACAAccatttatcttaaaaaaataaaaaaattggaaaaagaaccatatatatgaaataatataattaagccAATTAATTAATAAACTAGTCAAAGGGACATTTTTTTAGACTCATTTCCTGTATAATAATAGTATggtcatgcagtcttttgatgacAAAATATTGGTCTAATTAAGTTTCTTCAGTAGTTTGTTGATTAATATCTTCAACTCTTCATCATAAGCTACCATAAATCTACATACTAATTTTTTCGTCATGTCCATCAAAAACGGCATTCACTGAGTACAAGAACAACCGTCCAAATAGAATCTTTTTTGGGAGTTTAAGTGgaggaaaaaaaaggaagaagaagaacttcATTAGGTAGATGGGGGATGTATGTTTTatgctaaaaataaaaagtgacaaAAAAAACCATCCATGTCTGtgatgattttattttgtttattaacaACAATGTGTCATTTGTGTTATGAAGTTTCAGGGTGTCCTTATTTACGGAACCTTGTCTATTTTGCTTTTGTTcaaaatctaataataataagagcaagttgccaagttcacATAATTATTGCTTCTGAAGAAAATCAGGATGTCATTTGGCCAATAGTTTATTTAGTACGTAGATATAATAAGAACAAACAGTTAACTAGATGTAATGagttttataagaaaaataagtAGATGCGTAACTTGTctcgagaaaataaaaaaaaaaattaaaacaattttgcTGTTATAGCGTTccacatattttttaataataataataaccacaATATATATTGTAGAACATCAGAATAAACTATTAgtctattacaaattaaaataatgaaACATATTTGGTACATTGTCAATTTAGTATAATCGCAGGATGCTTCAAACTTTATATGGATTATGGATCTCTATTTGTCCTGTTGGAAATAATTTCTttcagaattttaaattattcaataaaaaaaataccaaaggatcattataaatttattatgtttagtcatcatatttaattaataatttaattttttttaatttaataatctaataatatactTTAGTCTATACTTTTAAAGATTAATAactagttaataataaaaaataataaattctgataatccTTTAATATTTTTCGTtgaataagatatatatatatataatctatatATAAACAGTGTTATACCGTAACATGCTCTTTCATTGTATAATTATGATCATCTTTAGAGTTAAAATAtggaaaatgaataaaaaaaaaatttttattaaacaaaCAAGGCTTGATTATAGGCTCTCCTAATATACCATATTAAAAACTTTTCTCTAATAAAAAAGTGTAAGCAATAGTTGTGTAGACTAACATATTTTTATACCTTGTTGGCAAGCGTACGCAGGAACATTGTAATTATAATAAGCCAAGTCGACATTTGATATATTGCCTAACATACACGATCAGACTATaagaaaaaagaattattttaatattgtcTTTTTTAACAATCATaattaagtataaaaattaatatatatttttgataaatatcataaatatcaaattttttatttttttttgatgaataatttgaTCATAAAAAATTATTCCTCAGTTttaatacttatttattttaaatttactccactatttttctttttctttgggttCCGTTAATTTTAGCATCACACTACTCTCAATTTGGGATCATATTACTCATTctttatgtttaaaattttagtttattcTTCGATTTCAAGATTTCATTTCATTCtttgttgaaaatttttgttgaaaattttttatggtcaataagtgtcaaaataaataatatttttgacagTTAATAAGTATCATAgaaaatatattcttaaatttttctaacaaattatttttgacagccaatatttatcaaaataagatttaaactaTTTTCAtaattacttatatgttaaaaatattatttttgacaaaacttttattaatatattttcataattaaaatagtgtcaaaattttttttttgatgaattttaatttttttttacacatataaccctaaaaaataatctttattATTGTAGTGCGCTGATAATTCAAGTTAATTAAAtcatgttaaaaaaatttaaattgttgataTAACGTATATTATATATAGTAAAGTAGTATAGTTGGCCTGCTGGGATCTAATATTTGGATAATCTTTTTATCTAGAATTGGGTAATTTTatgagaagaaatttttttttcaactattttatttttatgtgaataatcaaaaattaaaaataaaataaaataagttgagATTAAATTTTGTCCCCAAATTATTCCATatctcttttaaataattatttaaatatttataaaaaaaacttaaattaaatgtacaaatttttttctatttataagaaaatagtattttctttttatatctttgtcaactaaatataattttttagggTAAATTACCTGTTTAAAATGAATCAACTCAAAAAttatgtaattgacctgtttcAAATTAATTAGGTTATGTCCTACATAAATCATGCTTGCCTACGATTTTTTAATGATAAGAGAGTTCTTGTAAATCGTCCTTTGTCAGACCGATCTAGTGTGAGACATAGAATAGGGTAAATCAGTTTTACCTAAGACGATTTAGTAGGAAAGGGACTATATATAAATCGGTTTTATCCAGATCGATTTAGTAGAAAAAGCGCAAGCCTATATGAATTGATTTTATCCACGGATTGTGTGTAGGTGCAAGGCTATATAATTTGGTTTTGATCATGACGATTTATCATTTTGTAAATTATCCTACCCGATCGGAGAATTCAGATACATTTTGATCGAGACGAAAAAAATGTGTTGGATGATACCAATCGTCTTTACCGATTAAATAGCATCGCTTATGTTGGACATATAAAGATgttagtatataaaatttttattatttttatattaaagtaaGCGTAAATTCTTAATTCATTAGTTTTTAGAATGATTGTAATAGTATTACTTATTAGTGTAGTTATAAATAAAGCTAGTATGTAGTATATGTTGTACAAAGTTAAAAGTAAAGCTATAAATAAGTCTAAAATTTGTTATTGGTTGAGCTAGATTTTCTATAGATAAGGATAAATTTGTCATAAATAAATCTAGAGTTGTTATAGATGTTAGGAGtgagtattgttttggtccctaatatttagggtcagaatcgaaaccgtcctcaatgtaatttttaatttagaatcatccttaacgttttatttcgtattaaaatcgtcatttttaataaaatttttaattttattactaaattactcctattctaataaaaaattataaaaaaaaaaaaagaaaacacgcGGGGGAGGAGAAAGGAAAAGGGGAAACGATGCGCGGGGGGAGGGGGAGgaaaaggggaaagggagaggggGGACGGCACCGGCGAAGTTTGGAGCCGCCGTCGTCGCTGTCAGAAATCAGGGAGAGAGCTTGGCTCGTTCCGCGGTGGGTGTCGCGCGAGGAAGGAGAAAGGATGAAGCGCAAGGCAGTGGCGGAAGGGGAAGAGGCACGGGCGGCGCCGGTAGTTCTGCTTCggcttctgcatctgcttctaCTTCTGCATGTGCTTTCGATTCTGCTTCTACatctgcatctgcatttgcatcttCTTCTGCttgcatctgcttcttcttctgcatctGCTTTCGATTCTGCTTCTGtatctgcttcttcttctacttctgcgTCTATGTCTGTTTTGTTTCtgcttctgattctgattttgatttattatttttctgatttcattgttgttgtgtgttgattttgttgttgaatttgatgttgtttctgaatttgaataatgtgttATTGTTGGTGTTCTTGAATCTGATTATTAGTATTTGATGGGAGTAAGAGGTGGTGGTGGAGTAAGGAAGGTGGTGATGGTGGtaaaggtgctggtggtggtggagggtatttttgtccataaaaagttaaaaggatgattttaatacgaaataaaatgttaaggatgattctaaataaaaaattacgttggAGACAGTTTCAATTTTGACCTAAACGTTAGAGACCAAAAAAATACTTACCCCTAGATGTTTTTATCCACTTTAAACGTTATTAATCCTATTATGAAGTTATAACCGAATTTGAAGTATCATATGTtttctataattaaataaaatttttattgctgattaattttttaaattgaatgatTAAATGAAACAAGTTTGTTATAGTTTAAAAGATTGTTGTAATTAGATTAATTACGTATAACATATTTAGTGTGAAAATATTATTGTGAGATGTAATTAACTCATTATATTAAGACCATTAAAAGATAGCGGTATATGCCTCTTCACGTACGATCATATCATGCCTTATTTGGAGGCTGTCGGACTGCAATCGGCGCAATCAAATGCAAACAATGGCAATGCCACCAATACTGCGTTTGGTGTAACGAACCATAGACCTTGAACGTTACTTCCTCTGAACCCTAAACCACCATCAATGTTCTCATAACATAATCTATTTCTAATGCAAGGCGGGATAAAGTTAGACAGTCCCATGTTGGAAAAGATCCACGAATTTGGAACTGGAAAGCGTATCTTCGATTGGAAAGTGAATCACAATTTTTGTGGATAATTTACTCGGCAATCTTTCGAGAAATGAATTGTTTCATATGTTCAAGTGGACAGGAAGGATAAATGACATCTATTTGGTACGTAAAGAGAAGTATGGCCGGATCCATCTGTTTGCTTTCATTAGGCATACTACAAAAGGAGGGGCAATAAAAGCCATTAAGGAGATGAATGGAATGCGATTAAGGAGCAAAGAGATCTTTGTGGGTGAGGCTAAGTATAGGAGGAGGATTGATGTCCGGAAAAAAACCACTACGCACGATGAAGATATCAGGGAGTTTcctaatgaaaaacagaaaaaaaattaaaagaaaggatATTGAGGTGAACGAGAAAGAGAGAGTTGTTTTGGAACACCATGGAAGTGAAGAACTAGAAGCTCAGAGGGAATCGTTGGAGTTAGAATGGGATGCGGTGGTAATGATGCCACAGGGGCGCCTACGGGAGGCAGAGCATGACAAGGATAGAAAGGTAATTGCCGTTGAGGATTTGGATGAGTGGCATGAGAGTTTCTTGAAAAGGTGAATGGATAATCATTTGATGTATCCAGCAATTATGGTGAGTGTGGAATCAATGGAATCTCAAACAATCAGTAACGAAGCAATCTCTAAAAGAATGGAGACTTGGAAATATAGGGATAAACAAAAAGAAGGGGTTGATTTGGTGTTGAACCAAAGTTCAATTGGGGCTGGGTTGAAGCATATAAGTCCTAATATGTTAGTGGGGTGTGGCAGCGAAGTCGCTATGTGGTGCGATGAAAAGTATGTCATTGTGCGTTTTAAAAGGGCCTCTTTGCTGGCTGCTGCGGGCAACGGTAAAGAGAGAGGCGTGGCTCGTCATGGAGTTTGCGAAGGGGTTGATGCCACGGTGAACAGTGCTGACGAGGCAGATCTAGGAGCAGCGCGGAAGTCAGCTACTGGTGGCGGAGGTGATAATGTTTGTGCTGAGCTTGATGGCGTGGAGGGCAGGAAGGAGCGTGAAGCCCTATGCACCCGACGAGCAGAATCAAGCAGAAAAGAGATTGGCGGAGGCGCGAAGAATACTTCGAACAGCACAGCGGAGGAAAATATTCCACCAAGTGTAGTTAATGAGACCCACGCTAGTTTGGACGGGAGTGGTAAGCAGCATGTTGGCATATGTCTGATGAGGGGTGATGCAGTGCAGGATTCAGATTTAGAGGATGAGAATATAGTGGTGCAGGAAACTGGGTTGGATGATGAAGGGGCTGTAAGGAACATGGAAGATTTGGGAAACTCAGAGCAGGATGCAGACTATGAAACTAATCATGATGAGCACGGAAGAAGTTGGGATAAAGATACGGCTGAAAAATAGGGCTGCTTGGGATCTGGCTGTCGAATAAGGAGCTATTTTATATGACAAGGATGAGGACATTATGTCTATTCTCCAAGCTCAAAATGAAGTATTGGCACAAAAAAGAAGGCAAGCAAAGCAGAAAGAGAAAGTAAGAAAGAGCCACCCCAAAAACCGAAATAAGGTGTGTAAAGTTTTTAAATGAGTTTAGTTCGTGGAATATGAGGGGTTTAGGGGGTGTTGGAAAGTGGAAAATGGTAAAAATTTAAGCGTAAAAATAATGTGAATATGTTATGATTGATAGAAACAAAGAAGGAGGTGATTACTAAGTTTGATATAGTGCAATTTTAGAGTAATGATGCAGTGGGTTTAGAATTTGTGGGATCGGAAGGTGTGCTTCTGGAGGTTTATTAATAATGTGGAATGTTATGATGTTTAGGTTGAGTAATTGATACAAAGGAGAGAGATTGTTGTGTATAGAAGTGGAATTGACAAACAATAATTTTCATTTGTGTGATTTGCTTGGTGTATGGTATGCATACAAGGGAAGAGAAGCTTGCTGTGTGGGAATAGTTGAGTTTTTTATCGGGAATATGTCAAGTTCTTCTTTTCTACATAGGTGTCTTCAATGAGATTGTGCAGTTGGAAGAAAGGAAAGGTGCAAGTGTGTCAGCATTATGGAACTGGTGGATGTAGAACTGAATGACCGTAAGTTTACGTAGTTCAGAGGTCAATCGTATAGTCGGATTGATAGAATGTTGGTGAGTTTGGTTTCATTGTTATCATTTGGAGCACTTAGTTGAAAAGGAATGACAGAATTTTCAGGAATCAAGAATCAAGAATTGCAGGGATAGTCAACAGGTCAATTAAGAGTTACAAAAAGTGGAGTGATATTTGATTTTTTGGGTGTTGATGACTTTTACCAAAGATGATTaggaattagtttattttatctgTTTAATACTTTTTCGTTGATGCTCCATCTTATTGTGCTGagctttttatttcaaaaaaaaaaaaagaaaacagattGAAGATTTGGAGTTGAATCTCCAAAACTCTTAACCACATCTCCAAACTTGACATACA is drawn from Arachis hypogaea cultivar Tifrunner chromosome 12, arahy.Tifrunner.gnm2.J5K5, whole genome shotgun sequence and contains these coding sequences:
- the LOC140177342 gene encoding uncharacterized protein, whose amino-acid sequence is MSTGPETSFSDGGTVVEDTILDTCIEGDVVGSEARGQFKMVVIDSSRGYGHIMVEEVMTIKFGTPGEAREFYAAYSRVKGFTIRKSKSKNAKGEVVRYNFACSREGFRHRKWLEKSDRKLEHKPVTMCGYLAEMRIK